The DNA sequence CAGGACGTGCGCCCGTGCGTGGACAACGGCGCGCGGCCGGCGGCGAGCGTCGTCGGCGAGGAGCTCACCGTCTCCGCCACGGTCTTCCGCGAGGGCCACGACGCGGTCAACGCCTCGGTCGTGCTCACCTCCCCCACCGGGGCCGAGACCCTCGTGCCCATGACCCTCGTCAACCCGGGGCTCAACGCGTGGGAGGCGGTCGTCGCACCCGCGGAGCTGGGGCTGTGGAGCTACCGGGTCGAGGGCTGGTCGGACCCGTACGCCACGTGGGACCACGACGCCTCGATCAAGGTCGCCGCGGACATCGACTCCGAGCTCATGCTCGAGGAGGGCGCGCGGGTGCTGGAGCGCGCGCTGGCCGAGGTCGAGCGCCCCGCCGCCGCGCGGACCCTGCTGGAGGACGCCGTCACCGCCCTGCGCGACACCCGGCGCCCCCCGCAGGCACGCCTGCACGTCGGGACGGACCCTGCGGTCCGCACCGAGCTCCACGACCGCCCCCTGCGCGACTTCGTCAGCCAGTCCGCCGACCTGCCCCTCCTGGTCGAGCGGGAGCGGGCCCTCTACGGCGCCTGGTACGAGATCTTTCCGCGCTCGGAGGGCGCGGTGCAGGACCCGGAGACCGGGGCGTGGACGTCCGGCACGCTGCGCACCGCCGCGAAGCGCCTCCCCGCCATCGCCGACATGGGTTTCGACGTCGTCTACCTGACCCCCATCCACCCGATCGGCACGACCGCGCGCAAGGGCCCCAACAACACCCTGGACGCCGGGCCCGACGACCCGGGCAGCCCCTACGCCATCGGCTCGCCCGACGGCGGGCACGACGCCATCCACCCCGACCTCGGGACCTTCGAGGACTTTGACGCCTTCGTCGCGCGCGCCGAGGAGCTCGGCCTCGAGGTGGCCCTGGACATCGCCCTGCAGTGCTCCCCCGACCACCCGTACGTCACCAGCCACCCCGAGTGGTTCACGACGCGCGCCGACGGCACCATCGCGTATGCCGAGAACCCGCCGAAGAAGTACCAGGACATCTACCCGCTCAACTTCGACAACGACCCTGCCGGGGCGTATGCCGAGGTGCGCCGGGTCATCCAGGTGTGGATCGACCACGGGGTCAAGATCTTCCGCGTCGACAACCCGCACACCAAGCCGGTCGAGTTCTGGCAGTGGCTCATCGAGGACGTCGCGCGCGACCACCCGGACGTCATCTGGCTGGCCGAGGCGTTCACCAAGCCCGCGATGATGCACACCCTGGCCAAGGTCGGGTTCCAGCAGTCGTACACGTACTACGCCTGGCGCAACCAGAAGTGGGAGCTCGAGGAGTACGTCCGCGAGCTGGCGGGCGACGCGGCGGCATACATGCGCCCGTCGTTCTGGCCGACCACGCACGACATCCTCACGCCCTACATGCAGTTCGGCGGCCCCGCCGCGTGGAAGCTGCGGGCGGCCCTGGCCGCGACGCTCGTGCCGACCTACGGCATCTACGCCGGGTACGAGCTGATCGAGCACGTGGCGCGCCCCGGCGCGGAGGAGCAGATCGACAACGAGAAGTACCAGTACAAGAACCGCCACTGGGAGGACTACGAGCCCGGCGGCCCCAAGGAGGGGCAGTCGCTCGCCGGCTACCTCACGCGGCTCAACGAGATCCGCCGCGCGCACCCGTCACTGCACTGGCTGCGCAACATCACCTTCCACCACGTGGACGACGAGAACATCATGGCGTTCTCCAAGCGCCGCGTGCTGGCCGACGGCACCGAGGACGTCGTCGTGGTCGTCGCCAACCTCGACCCGCACAGCACGCGCGAGTCGATGGTCCACCTCGACATGCCGGCGCTCGGGCTCGGGTGGCAGGACCAGGTGGCCGCCCACGACCTGGTCACCGACCAGTCCTGGCAGTGGGGGGAGAACGTCTACGTGAGACTGGGTCCGGAGACCGAGCCCGTGCACGTCGTCGAGATCAGGAGGTTCTGATGCAGGGTCTCAACCTCAACCAGCCCGGCCTCAAGCACGACCCCGAGTGGTTCAAGACGGCCGTGTTCTACGAGGTCCTCGTCCGCGGCTTCGGCGACTCCAACGGGTCCGGGGCCGGGGACTTCACCGGGCTCATCAACCGGCTCGACTACCTGCAGTGGCTCGGCGTCGACTGCCTCTGGCTGCCGCCGTTCTACGCCTCGCCGCTGCGCGACGGCGGGTACGACATCGCCGACTACACCGCGGTGCTGCCCGAGTTCGGGACGCTGCCGGACTTCCAGGAGCTCGTGTCGCAGGCGCACGCCCGCGGCATCCGGATCATCACCGACTTCGTCATGAACCACACCAGCGACCAGCACCCGTGGTTCCAGGCGTCCCGCTCGGACCCGGAGGGGCCGTTCGGCGACTTCTACGTGTGGTCCGACACCGACGAGAAGTATGCCGACGCGCGCATCATCTTCATCGACACCGAGGTGTCGAACTGGACCTTCGACCCGGTGCGGCGCCAGTTCTTCTGGCACCGCTTCTTCTCCCACCAGCCGGACCTCAACTTCGAGAACCCCGCCGTCCACGAGGCGATGTTCGACGTCGTCCGGTTCTGGATGGACATGGGCATCGACGGCTTCCGGCTCGACGCGGTCCCCTACCTCTACGAGGAGGAGGGCCACAACGGCGAGAACCACCCCAAGACGCACGAGTTCCTCGCCAAGCTGCGGCGGATGGTCGACGAGGAGTACCCGGGCAGGATCCTGCTGGCCGAGGCGAACCAGCCGCCTGCGGACGTCGTCGACTACTTCGGCACCGAGGAGTCGCCGGAGTGCCAGATGTGCTTCCACTTCCCGGTCATGCCGATGCTCTACTACTCGCTGCGCGAGGAGAAGGCCGCGCCGATCATCGACGTCCTGGCCGACACCCCGCCCATCCCGCAGGGCGCCCAGTGGGGCACGTTCCTGCGCAACCACGACGAGCTGACGCTCGAGATGGTTACGCCGGAGCAGCGGGCGGCCATGTACGGCTGGTACGCCCCCGACCCGCGCATGCGCGCCAACGTCGGCATCCGGCGACGCCTCGCCCCCCTGCTCGACAACAGCCGGGCCGAGATCGAGCTCATCCACGCGCTCCTGCTCTCGCTGCCCGGGTCGCCGTGCCTCTACTACGGCGACGAGATCGGCATGGGCGACAACATCTGGCTCAACGACCGCGACTCGGTCCGCACCCCGATGCAGTGGACGCCGGACCGCAACGCGGGCTTCTCCACGACCGACCCCGGCAAGCTCTACCTGCCGGTCATCTCCTCGCTCGTCTACCACTACAACAACGTCAACGTGGAAGCCCAGATGGCGCACAGCTCCTCGCTGCTGCACTGGGTCAAGGCGATGCTGGAGATCCGCCGCCACCACCCGGTGTTCGGGCGGGGGAACTTCGAGGTCTGCCCCAGCGACAACGAGGGCGTGCTGTCCTACCTGCGGGTCGAGTGGGCCGGCGAGGGCGACGCGCAGGACACCGAGGCCGTCCTGTGCGTCAACAACCTCACCAGTCGGCCGCAGGCGACGACGATCAAGGTGCCCGAGGAGTTCAAGGGAGCCCAGACGACCGACCTGTTCGGTGGCCTCGGGTTCCCCAAGGTGTCCGACGACGGCACCATCACCCTGACCCTCGGCTCCCGCGACTTCTTCTGGCTGCGACTGGCCCCGGCGGCTGCCCGTGGCTGAGATCCACACGTCCGCCTCGCTGTCGCCGACCAAGCTGGAGCTGCTCGCCGGCTGGATGGGACGGCAGCGGTGGTATGCCGCCAAGGGCAGCACCCCGCGCCTGCGCAAGCTCTGGTCGTGGCGCCTCGACGACCCCGCGGGGCAGGTGGGGATCGAGACCATCCTCGTCGTCGACGAGGCCGGTCCCGCGCCGGTGCTCTACCAGGTGCCCCTCACCTACCGCGCCGCTCCGCTCGAGGGCGGTCAGTCGGCCCTGGTCGGCACGACGGAGCACACGGTCCTGGGCCGCCGCTGGGTGTACGACGGGCCGCACGACCCGGTGTACGCCGCCCAGCTGCTCGAGCTGGCGCTGGGCCGGGCCGTCCCGCAAGCCGGCTCGCAGTCCGACACCGTCGAGCCCGACGTGGTCGGTGAGCGACACCGGTCGTGGACGCAGGAGGTGACGCTGCGCGGCTCGCGCGTGCTGTCCGGCGAGCAGTCCAACACCTCGATCGTGTTCGACTGCGTCGACGCCGACGGCGCCCCGAAGCCGTTGATCTGCAAGGTCTTCCGCATGCTGCACGACGGTGAGAACCCCGACGTGACGGTGCAGGGCGCCCTCTCCGAGGGCGGCTCGACGCGGGTGCCTGGCATGGTCGGCGCCGTGTCGGCACGCTGGCCCTCGCCCGTCGAGGGCGGTCAGTCCGCTGCCGGTCACCTGGCCTTCGCCCAGGAGTTCTTCCCGGGCACCGAGGACGCGTGGCGCGTCGCGCTGCGGGCCATCGGCGCCGGCGAGGACTTCACGACGCCCGCACGCGACCTCGGGGCCGCGACCGCCGAGGTGCACGACCTGCTGGCACGGGTGCTGCCGACCGAGCCGGTGACGGAGGCGGCCATCGCCGACGTCGTCGCCGGGATGCGGGCGCGGTACGTCGCGGCCGCCTCCGAGGTGCCGGCCCTGGCCGCCTTCGAGCACCGGATCGCATCGGTCTTCGACCGGGCCGTCAACGCGCCCTGGCCCCGGCTCCAGCGCATCCACGGCGACTACCACCTCGGGCAGGTCCTGCAGGTGGCCGGTCGCGGGTGGGTGCTGCTCGACTTCGAGGGCGAGCCGCTGCGGCCGCTTGCCGAGCGCAGCCGCCCCGACCTCGCGATCCGCGACGTGGCGGGCATGCTCCGCTCGTTCGACTACGCCGCCGGGTCGTGGGAGCAGTCCCATCCCGGCAGGAGCGCCCGCGACTGGGCCGCCGCCACGCAGGCCGCCTTCCTCGACGGGTATGCCACGGCGGCCGGGACCGACCCCCGCGACAACCCCGCACTGCTCATCGCGTTCCAGCTCGACAAGGCCCTCTACGAGGTGGTGTACGAGGCACGAAACCGCCCACCGTGGCTGACCATCCCGACCGCCGCAGTGGCCCGACTGCTCGACGACGCACGAAGGGACCTGGCATGAGCCCCAAGTTCGGCAAGAACAAGAAGGACCCGAAGGACCCGCAGGCCGGCAGCACGCCTGCCACAACTCCCGGCGACCCGACGCAGGCCACGCCTGACGCGCCCCACCTGGACACGTCCCAGGCGCCGGCGGCGCCGTCGACCCACCCGGACCCGGAAGCACCCGAGCCGGGCCGGGTGACCGAGCCTCCGGCCAGCCGGGAATCCACCCCGGCGACGAGCCAGGTGACCGAGGCGCCCGCGAGCCCGGAGCCCCGACCCGGCCAGGTGACCGAGCCGCCCGTGAGCCGCGAGCCCGAGCCGGTCCCCGTGCCGGCCACGCCGCAGGAGGCCATCCGCGCCTTCATCGACGGCCGCCACCAGCAGCCGCACGACCTGCTGGGCCACCACCTCGAGCCCGAGGGCCTGGTGGTGCGCGCCTTCCGGCCGTTCGCGGCCTCGGTGGCCGTCCGCTTCGCCGACGGCGAGCAGGTGGCGATGGAGCACGAGTCCGACGGCGTGTGGCGCGGCCTGCGCCCCGGCGCCACGCAGACCCAGGACTACCGCCTGCTCGTCGCCTACGGCGACGGCATCGAGCACGTGCAGGACGATCCCTACCGGTTCGCCCCCACGCTGGGCGACCTCGACCGGTACCTCATCGGCGAGGGACGGCACGAGCAGCTGTGGACCGTCCTGGGCGCCCACGTCCGCGAGTACGGCGGCCCGATGGGCACGGTGGTCGGCACGTCGTTCGCCGTGTGGGCCCCTCGCGCCCAGGCCGTCCACGTCGTCGGCGATTTCAACGGCTGGGACAACCGCACCCACCCGATGCGCCTGCTCGGCGAGTCCGGCGTCTGGGAGCTCTTCGTCCCCGGCGTCGGTGACGGTGCCCTCTACAAGTTCATGGTCCGCGGGGCCGACGGCCGCGTGCGCGAGAAGGCCGACCCGATGGCGCGGTCGACCGAGCTGCCCCCCGGACGGGCGTCGCGGGTCGAGCAGTCGCGCTACGACTGGCAGGACGAGGACTGGCTGCGCCACCGCACCGGGAACGACGCGCACGCCGCGCCGATGAGCGTCTACGAGGTGCACCTGGGCTCGTGGCGCAAGGGGCAGTCCTACCGCGACCTCGCCGAGCACCTGGTCAACTACACCCGCGACCTGGGTTTCACCCACGTCGAGTTCATGCCGGTGATGGAGCACCCGTACCCGCCGTCGTGGGGCTACCACGTCACCAGCTACTACGCGCCCAGCGCGCGGTTCGGGACGCCGGATGACTTCCGCTACCTCGTCGACCGGCTGCACCAGGCCGGGATCGGCGTCATCCTCGACTGGGTGCCGGGCCACTTCGCGACCGACCCGTGGGCGCTGGCGCAGTTCGACGGGCTGCCGCTGTACGAGCACCCGGACCCCCGCAAGGGCTGGCACCCCGAGTGGGGCTCGTACATCTTCGACTTCGGCCGCCAGCAGGTGCGCAACTTCCTCGTGGCGAATGCCGTGTACTGGCTCGAGGAGTTCCACGTCGACGGCCTGCGAGTCGACGGCGTCGCGTCGATGCTGTACCTCGACTACGCCCGCCGTGACGGCGAGTGGATCCCGAACGTGCACGGGGGCCGCGAGAACCTCGAGGCGGTGGGCCTGCTCCAGGAGGCCAACGCCACGGCATACAAGCGGGTCCCCGGCATCGTCACGATCGCCGAGGAGTCCACGTCCTGGCCGGGGGTCACCAAGCCGACCGACGCGGGCGGCCTCGGCTTCGGGCTGAAGTGGAACATGGGCTGGATGAACGACTCCTTGCGGTACCTCAAGGAGGACCCGGTCCACCGGCAGTACCACCACAACCTGCTGACGTTCTCGCTCATGTACGCCTACAGCGAGAACTACCTGCTGCCGATCAGCCACGACGAGGTCGTGCACGGCAAGGGCTCGCTGCTGCGCAAGGTGCCGGGCAGCCGGTACGACCAGCTGGCGACGGTCCGCGCCTACCTCGCGTACATCTGGAGCCACCCCGGCAAGCAGCTGATCTTCATGGGCACGGAGTTCGCCCAGGAGGCCGAGTGGGCCGACGGCCGCGAGCTCGACTGGTGGCTGCTCGACCACGCGGCCCACTACCGGGTGCACAACCTGGTCAAGGAGCTCAACCGGGTCTACAAGGAGAGCCGGGCCCTGTGGGCGCTGGACTCGGACTCGGCCGGGTTCGAGTGGCTCAACGCCAACGACAACGCCGGCAACACGTACTCCTACCTGCGGTTCGGGACCCCTGACCGGCAGGGCGACGTGCTGGCAGTGGCCGTGAACTTCGGCGGCATCTCCCGTGACCCGCTGCGCCTGGGTGTCCCCCGGGCGGGCCGCTGGAAGGTCGTGCTCGACACGAGCGGGTTCGACGAGTTCGGCACCGCCAGCCAGGCCGGGGTCGAGCTGGAGGCGCAGGAGGTGCCGGCCGACGGCCAGCCGTACTCCGTCGAGGTGACGGTGGCGAAGCTGTCCGCCGTCTACCTCGCGCCGGTCGAGGAGGAGAAGGTGACCACGCCATGAGCGACCCGCGCGCCGGCCAGCCGGCCCAGCCGTCCGACCTCGTCGACGTCCCGCACCTCGTCACGGCCTACTACACGCTGCAGCCGGACCCGCAGGACGTCGACCAGCAGGTGGCGTTCGGGACGTCGGGGCACCGCGGGTCGAGCCTGCGGACGGCGTTCAACGAGGCGCACATCCTGGCCACGACGCAGGCGATCTGCGACTACCGGGCGGCGCAGGGCTACGACGGGCCGCTCTTCATGGGGCGTGACACCCACGGCCTGTCCGAGCCGGCGTGGGCCTCGGCGCTCGAGGTGCTGGTCGCCAACGACGTGACCGTCCTCGTCGACGACCGTGACGGCTACACGCCCACGCCGGCGGTGTCGCACGCGATCATCCGGGCCAACGACGGGCGGACGACGGGCAGCGGCCTCGCCGACGGCATCGTCGTCACGCCGTCTCACAACCCGCCCACCGACGGCGGGTTCAAGTACAACCCGCCGCACGGTGGCCCGGCCGACTCCGACGCCACCAAGGTCATCGCCGCCCGCGCCAACGAGCTCATCGCCGGCGGGCTGGCGGACGTCAGGCGCGTGCCCTTCACGCGGGCCCGTGCCGCAGCGGGTGCGTACGACTTCCTGGGCACCTACGTGGACGACCTGCCGAGCGTCGTCGACGTGGCCAGGATCCGTGAGGCGGGGATCCGCATCGGGGCCGATCCCCTGGGCGGGGCGTCCGTGGCGTACTGGGGCGAGATCGCGGACCGGCACGGCCTCGACCTGACCGTCGTGAACCCGCTCGTCGACCCGACCTGGCGCTTCATGACGCTGGACTGGGACGGCAAGATCCGGATGGACTGCTCCTCCCCCTCGGCCATGGCCTCGCTCATCGCCCGCAAGGACGAGTACGACCTCGCGACGGGGAACGACGCCGACGCCGACCGGCACGGGATCGTCACGCCGGACGCCGGCCTGATGAACCCGAACCACTTCCTGGCCGTGGCGATCCAGTACCTCTTCGGGGGGGCGCGCGCGGACTGGCCGCAGGGTGCCGCGATCGGCAAGACGCTGGTCTCGAGCTCGATGATCGACCGCGTGGCTGCCGACGTCGGCGGCCGGCTCGTCGAGGTGCCCGTGGGCTTCAAGTGGTTCGTCCCCGGGCTCATCGACGGCAGCTTCGGCTTCGGGGGCGAGGAGTCGGCGGGCGCGTCGTTCCTGCGCCGCGACGGCCGGGCGTGGACGACCGACAAGGACGGCATCCTGCTGGCGCTGCTCGCGTCCGAGGTCCTCGCCGCCACGGGGAAGACCCCCAGCGAGCACTACCGCGAGCTGGTCGCGCGGCACGGCGACCCGGCGTACGCCCGCATCGACGCCCCGGCGAACCGCGAGCAGAAGGCCAAGCTGGCCGCCCTCTCCCCCGGTGACGTCGCCGCCGACAGCCTCGCGGGAGAGCCGATCACGGCCAAGCTGACCGATGCACCCGGCAACGGGGCAGCGATCGGCGGCCTCAAGGTGACGACGGAGAGCGCGTGGTTCGCGGCCCGCCCGTCCGGCACCGAGGACGTCTACAAGATCTATGCCGAGTCGTTCCGCGGGCCCGAGCACCTGGCGCAGGTGCAGGCCGAGGCCCGCGAGGTGGTGGGCGCGGCGCTCGGCGGCTGACGCTCGTCGTGGGGTGCCGTGTCGACTGTGGCCCGGCGCCCGGACCAGCGAGCCGGCGGGTTCGGCGCGCTGAGCGGGCGGTCGGCGTGCCGGCTCCACCAGTAGGTGGTGAGCTGGAAGGGCTCGACCCGCCTGTGCGCGGGGAAACGGCGCCCGGCGAGGTCGCGGTACGCGTCGAGCTCCGTCACCACCGCGTCGCGCGGTCCCGTGCGCTCGGCACCCTCGGTTCCCGTGCACTCGGTGCCGTCGGGTCCCGCGCCCTCGGCGTCGTCGGGTCCGGCGCGCTCCGCGTCGTCGGGTCCCGCGCCCACGGTGAGGGTGACACCCAGCCCGGGTAGTGCGGCCAGCCACGCGTGGACCGATGCAGGGAGTTCCGCGGCCTCGAGCCTGCCCACCAGCGACTTGGACACCCCCGCCTGGCGAGCCAGCTCGCGCTGCGAGAGCACACGCCGTGCCCGCGTCAGTCGCACCTGTCGTGAGATCTCGGCCGCGAGGTCGTCCGGGTCCATCCGCCCACGGTGCCCTGCCCGCCCGCGGTTCGCGGGGACAGCCCGCGGGGCTGTGGATGCCGCTCTCGCGAGACCGGGCCTGTGGACGACGGGGTCCGTCCCCCGGGGGGAAGGCGCGCGTGCCGGTCCGCCCTCCGTCCTGGCCGTCGCACGCGCGCTATGCGTTGCCCCGGCCCGTGGGGCAGCGCAGCGCGGGGACAGGTCCCGCGCGCACTATGCAATGCCCCGGCCCGTGGGGCAGCACAGCGCGGGGACAGGTCCCGCGCGCACTATGCAATGCCCCGACCCGTGGGACAACGCAGCGCGGGGACGGCCCCCGCGCGCTATGCGTTGCCCCGGCCCGTGGGGCAGCGCAGCGCGGGGACGGCCCCGCGCCCACTATGCGTTGCCCCGGCCCGTGGGGCAGCGCAGAGCAGGGACAGGCCCCGCGCGCGCTATGCGTTGCCCCGGCCCGTGGGGCAGCGCAGAGCAGGGACAGGACCGGCGTCCGCATCGACCCACCCTCCGCCCCTGGCCGCCGCACGCACGCTCTGCCCTGCCCCTGTCCCTGGGGCAATGCATAGTGCGCGCACCTTCCTTTCCCCTCCAGATCCTCGTGGGCTTCGATCCGGCACGCGCCCGTGTCGCGCCGTGTCCAGCGCGCGACTCACCGACCGCGGCGAATTCGGAGGGGTCCTCCGGAATTAAACGGAGGGTTGCTCCGTTGTACGGGACATGACGACGCGCCAGAGCCCCCGAACCGTGACCCGCCCCTCCTCCTTCCCGCGCTCCGGTGACCATGGCCCCAACCTCGCGACGCTCGACCAGCTCCGAGGACTGCGCCGCCCCCGTCTGATGACGCCGGAGGCGCGCCGCCACCAGGTGCCGCAGGAGTGCAGCGCCTGCTGAGCCCCCCGCTCGAGCGACGCACGTGCGCGCCGACGGCCCGGACACCACACGGTGTCCGGGCCGTCGTGCGTTCGCCGGCGGTCGAGGTCCGGCTCGCGCCATCGGTGCGTCGACCCGTCCCCGGCCCTCCCCCCTCAGCCGGTGACGGCCGGTGCCGGGCCGCCCACCACCGCCTCGTCGGCGCGGGAGGCGCCTGAGCCGAGCCGCGAGCGCTCGTCGGCCACCCACAGGCGCGTGAGGCCGCCGAAGTGCCCCTCGAACCGCTCCCACTCGTGCGGCGGGTACGTCTGCTGGATCGTGCTCGTCAGCAGCGACCGGAACGCGTCCGAGTCCACCCACTCCAGCACCAGCTCGTCGACGTGCCCGAGGGCGGCGTCGCAGAACTCCCGGTAGCGCTCGGTCTCGAAGTGCTCGTCCGCCAGCCGCTGGTAGGCCGCGAGCTTGCCCTGGTAGTCCAGGTCCGGGTCGTCGGCCACGGCGAACCACGGGTCGGTGTCCACCTGGGTCCGAGCGCGCCGGTCCGTGGCCACGCAGAACACCGACCACTTGAGCAGCGCCTTCATCGCCCACGGAAAGTAGTAGTGCAGTGAGGTCACGGCGACGTCGGGACACGCGTTCGCGTAGTCGATCGGGTAGACCACCCCGTCCTTGACGAGCATCTCGCACGAGTTGAACTCCCACCGGAAGAAGGAGTTCACCGTCTGGGCGATGGTGATGGCCTCGCTGCCCACCGCCTCGGAGAGGAAGCCGTGCTCCACGGCATACCGCCCGTGCATGGGTTCGTCGGGACGGAACTTCATCACCATCGTCTCGGGCCCGATCGTCAGCGCCCGCGCGAACACCTCGAACCCGTCGACCGCCTTCTGCAGGTGCATGAGCATCTCGCCGGAGTCGTTGTAGGCGGCGTGCAGGTCGTCGCGGTCCTTGATCATCGAGACACCGCGCCACGCCCCGCCGTCGAACGGCTTCATGAACATCGGGTACCCCAGCTCCTCGGCGATCTCGTCGAGGTCGAAGGACTTGTTGTACTTCGAGGACGTGAACGCCCAGCGCACGTTGTCGATGGGGTTCTTGTAGGGCACGAGGACCGTCTCGGGGACGTTCATCCCGAGCCGCAGCAGGGCGCAGTACGCCGAGTGCTTCTCCATGGACTGGAACGTGAACGGGCTGTTGAGCAGGTACACGTCGTCCATGAGCGCGACCTTCTTGAGCCACTCGCGCGGGTGGTAGTACCAGTGCGCCAGCCGGTCGATGACCAGGTCGTGGCGCGGCTTGTCGCGCAGGTTGAACGGCTCGATGGTCACGCGCTCGGTGGTGACCCGGTGCTGCGTGCCGTCCGGCCCGGTCACCGTCCCGAGCCGCTCGACGAGGGACTCGAACGCCGCCGGCCAGTCGCCCTCGGCACCGAGCAGGAGTCCGATCAGGTGGTTCCGTGAGGAGGACATGCGCCCATACTTGCGGCTGGTCGCCGATGCCGAAAGTGGAGACGGCGGCCCCCGCCCGGTGGGGCGAAGGGCCGCCGAGGTGGCTCCGTACGTCAGAACAGGGCGGACATCAGCGCGGTGCGCGCCTTGCGCACGCGCTCGTCGTGGGACCCCACGACGGCGAACAGCTCCAGCAGGTGGGCGCGCGCGGCCTCCCGCTCGTCGCCGCCCGTGGCGCGGACCAGGTCGATGAGGCGCAGGAAGGCGTCCTCGACGTGGCCGCCGAGGACGTCGAGGTCGGCGACCAGCGTCTGGGCGGCGACGTCGTGCGGGTGCTCCGCCGCGGCCGCACGGGCGGACTGCAGGTCGGCGCCCTGGGTGCGCTGCATGAGCCCGACCTGGGCGAGCCCGAGCTGGGCGTCGGCGTCGGCGGGGTCCTGCTTGAGCGCTGCGGTGTATGCCGCGGCGGCGGCGTCGAGGTCGCCGCGCTCGATGGCGTCGTACGCCTCCTGGTGGAGCGGGGGAAGCGGCGGCTCCTCCCCCTCCTCGGCGCTGCCGACGGCCGACACGTCGACCCGGCCCGCGACGCCGTGCTGGACGGCCAGGCCGAGGAACTCGTCGAGCACCTGGCGCAGCGTGGCCTCGGCCTGCACGCCGGCGAACATCGGGACCGGCTGGCCCTGGACCATCCCCATGGTCACCGGGACGCTCTGCACCTGGAACGCGCGCAGCAGCGTGGGGTTCGCCTCGACGTCGATCGACACGACCTGGAACCGGCCCTCGTACGAGCCGGCCACGGACACGACGGTGTCGAGGTAGGCGCGGGACTCGGGCAGGCGGGCCGCCCACAGCACGAGCAGCAGCGGGACGCTGACCGAGGCGTTCGCGATCTCCTGGAAGTTCGCGTCGGTGCCCTCGACGACGACTCCGCTGCGTCCGGGCACGCCCGGCGTGGCGGCCGCTGGGCCACCTGCCGACGAGCCCGTGGACGCGGTCGAGGTCGACGCGGCGGGGGCCGCTGCGCTCTGCAGACCCGACAGGTCCACCGCTCCTCGCACAACACCGGGGTTCGGCTGATCAGTCATGCCGCCGATTCTTCCCCACCCGGACCGGGACCGCCCAGCCGCCCCGGTCTCAGGAGCCCTTCGCGGAGGACAGCACCTCGTCGACGGCGACCATCTTCGCCTTGCCCTGGGCGGGCACGGTGAAGACGACCATCTCGTACGTCTGCAGCTGCGCGCTGCGGGTCAGCGTCTTCTTGCGCACCAGCTTCTGGAAGTCGGCACTCGCCGTCAGCGACTTGCCGCCCTTGCTCAGGGTGATCGCGTCGGTGCGCTGCATCAGGGCGAACACGAGCGCGCCACCGTCCTTGAGCCGGATGGCGGTCGTGCCCTCCTGCGGCACGTGCTTCTGGGTCAGCGTGGCGAGCTTGCCGAACGACTT is a window from the Phycicoccus sp. M110.8 genome containing:
- the glgB gene encoding 1,4-alpha-glucan branching protein GlgB; the encoded protein is MSPKFGKNKKDPKDPQAGSTPATTPGDPTQATPDAPHLDTSQAPAAPSTHPDPEAPEPGRVTEPPASRESTPATSQVTEAPASPEPRPGQVTEPPVSREPEPVPVPATPQEAIRAFIDGRHQQPHDLLGHHLEPEGLVVRAFRPFAASVAVRFADGEQVAMEHESDGVWRGLRPGATQTQDYRLLVAYGDGIEHVQDDPYRFAPTLGDLDRYLIGEGRHEQLWTVLGAHVREYGGPMGTVVGTSFAVWAPRAQAVHVVGDFNGWDNRTHPMRLLGESGVWELFVPGVGDGALYKFMVRGADGRVREKADPMARSTELPPGRASRVEQSRYDWQDEDWLRHRTGNDAHAAPMSVYEVHLGSWRKGQSYRDLAEHLVNYTRDLGFTHVEFMPVMEHPYPPSWGYHVTSYYAPSARFGTPDDFRYLVDRLHQAGIGVILDWVPGHFATDPWALAQFDGLPLYEHPDPRKGWHPEWGSYIFDFGRQQVRNFLVANAVYWLEEFHVDGLRVDGVASMLYLDYARRDGEWIPNVHGGRENLEAVGLLQEANATAYKRVPGIVTIAEESTSWPGVTKPTDAGGLGFGLKWNMGWMNDSLRYLKEDPVHRQYHHNLLTFSLMYAYSENYLLPISHDEVVHGKGSLLRKVPGSRYDQLATVRAYLAYIWSHPGKQLIFMGTEFAQEAEWADGRELDWWLLDHAAHYRVHNLVKELNRVYKESRALWALDSDSAGFEWLNANDNAGNTYSYLRFGTPDRQGDVLAVAVNFGGISRDPLRLGVPRAGRWKVVLDTSGFDEFGTASQAGVELEAQEVPADGQPYSVEVTVAKLSAVYLAPVEEEKVTTP
- the pgm gene encoding phosphoglucomutase (alpha-D-glucose-1,6-bisphosphate-dependent); protein product: MSDPRAGQPAQPSDLVDVPHLVTAYYTLQPDPQDVDQQVAFGTSGHRGSSLRTAFNEAHILATTQAICDYRAAQGYDGPLFMGRDTHGLSEPAWASALEVLVANDVTVLVDDRDGYTPTPAVSHAIIRANDGRTTGSGLADGIVVTPSHNPPTDGGFKYNPPHGGPADSDATKVIAARANELIAGGLADVRRVPFTRARAAAGAYDFLGTYVDDLPSVVDVARIREAGIRIGADPLGGASVAYWGEIADRHGLDLTVVNPLVDPTWRFMTLDWDGKIRMDCSSPSAMASLIARKDEYDLATGNDADADRHGIVTPDAGLMNPNHFLAVAIQYLFGGARADWPQGAAIGKTLVSSSMIDRVAADVGGRLVEVPVGFKWFVPGLIDGSFGFGGEESAGASFLRRDGRAWTTDKDGILLALLASEVLAATGKTPSEHYRELVARHGDPAYARIDAPANREQKAKLAALSPGDVAADSLAGEPITAKLTDAPGNGAAIGGLKVTTESAWFAARPSGTEDVYKIYAESFRGPEHLAQVQAEAREVVGAALGG
- a CDS encoding helix-turn-helix transcriptional regulator is translated as MDPDDLAAEISRQVRLTRARRVLSQRELARQAGVSKSLVGRLEAAELPASVHAWLAALPGLGVTLTVGAGPDDAERAGPDDAEGAGPDGTECTGTEGAERTGPRDAVVTELDAYRDLAGRRFPAHRRVEPFQLTTYWWSRHADRPLSAPNPPARWSGRRATVDTAPHDERQPPSAAPTTSRASACTCARCSGPRNDSA
- a CDS encoding tetratricopeptide repeat protein; the protein is MTDQPNPGVVRGAVDLSGLQSAAAPAASTSTASTGSSAGGPAAATPGVPGRSGVVVEGTDANFQEIANASVSVPLLLVLWAARLPESRAYLDTVVSVAGSYEGRFQVVSIDVEANPTLLRAFQVQSVPVTMGMVQGQPVPMFAGVQAEATLRQVLDEFLGLAVQHGVAGRVDVSAVGSAEEGEEPPLPPLHQEAYDAIERGDLDAAAAAYTAALKQDPADADAQLGLAQVGLMQRTQGADLQSARAAAAEHPHDVAAQTLVADLDVLGGHVEDAFLRLIDLVRATGGDEREAARAHLLELFAVVGSHDERVRKARTALMSALF